A single region of the Streptomyces sp. NBC_00425 genome encodes:
- a CDS encoding HlyD family efflux transporter periplasmic adaptor subunit has product MQFRQQALAKLQSPEELDLPVRFARPQGWLVLSVTVVVLAAASVWAVTGSVTSTVDAPAVLTHGEGSYLLQSPAAGQVTAVLAKEGERLPAEAPVLKVRTPEGTTVVRTVAAGRITALAASIGQIISTGANVAAVEKVAGADDPLYATVYVPAENAASIPRDAAVDLTVQTVPSQRYGVLRGRVKSVDRTAQSAQQIAAFLGDSQLGEQFTEEGRPVAVLVRLEKSSETESGYRWSSAGGPPYGLASMTMATGSIRLADQHPLDWLLP; this is encoded by the coding sequence GTGCAGTTCCGCCAACAGGCCCTCGCCAAGCTCCAGTCACCGGAGGAACTCGACCTGCCGGTGCGTTTCGCACGCCCGCAGGGCTGGCTGGTGCTGTCCGTGACGGTGGTCGTCCTGGCGGCCGCGTCCGTGTGGGCGGTGACCGGGTCGGTCACGTCCACCGTGGACGCACCCGCCGTCCTCACCCACGGCGAGGGCAGCTACCTCCTGCAGAGCCCCGCCGCCGGCCAGGTCACCGCCGTCCTCGCGAAAGAGGGCGAGCGGCTGCCCGCCGAGGCCCCCGTGCTCAAGGTGCGGACCCCCGAGGGGACCACCGTGGTGCGGACGGTCGCCGCGGGCCGCATCACCGCGCTCGCCGCCTCCATCGGACAGATCATCTCCACCGGCGCGAACGTGGCAGCCGTCGAGAAGGTCGCCGGCGCCGACGATCCGCTGTACGCCACGGTGTACGTCCCTGCGGAGAACGCGGCCTCGATCCCACGGGACGCGGCCGTGGACCTCACCGTGCAGACCGTGCCGTCCCAGCGGTACGGAGTGCTGCGCGGCCGGGTCAAGTCGGTGGACCGCACGGCCCAGTCGGCGCAGCAGATCGCCGCGTTCCTCGGCGACAGCCAGCTGGGCGAGCAGTTCACCGAGGAGGGCCGCCCGGTGGCGGTGCTGGTCCGCCTCGAGAAGTCCTCGGAGACCGAGAGCGGGTACCGGTGGTCGTCCGCGGGCGGCCCGCCCTACGGTCTCGCCTCCATGACCATGGCCACGGGCTCGATCCGGCTGGCCGACCAGCATCCCCTCGATTGGCTGCTCCCGTGA
- a CDS encoding NHLP family bacteriocin export ABC transporter peptidase/permease/ATPase subunit gives MTAADQTRGRRRAAPPRRPVPKSRVKTVRTPTVLQMEAVECGAASLAMVLAHYGRHVPLEELRIACGVSRDGSRASNLLKAARSYGLTAKGMQMDLAALAGVGTPAILFWEFNHYVVHEGLGRRFGRRGVFVNDPGKGRRFVPMEDFDGSFTGVVLVLEPGADFERGGRRPGVLGAMPARLRGTAGTLPAAVLASLLLVLVGAAVPALSRTWIDTFLIGGQTSLLGVLFASMGTCVALTVALTWLQQANLHHGRIISSTLSSARFLRHLLRLPVTFFSQRSPADLVQRLQSNDAVAETLARDLASAGVDAVVVVLYAFLLYSYDPQLTYVGVGVALLNIVAMRIVVRMRATRTAKLRADNARLTNTAYTGLQLIETMKATGGEDGYFRKWAGQHATTLEEQQRLGVPSAWLGVVAPTLATLNSALILWIGGMRAIEGHVSVGLLVAFQALVTRFTAPLTRLNGVAGRIQDFAADVARLKDVENFRADPLYDRREGAGSTRRLRGHVELENISFGYSPLDKPLLTGFDLTVGPGQQVALVGGSGSGKSTVSRLISGLYAPWEGVIRIDGQRLEDIPRGALASSVSFVDQEVFLFEGSVRDNVALWDPSIPDDAIEDALRDAALLDVVLRRPGGIRSRVEQDGRNFSGGQRQRLEIARALVRRPSILVLDEVTSALDAETEQTVMDNLRRRGCACVVIAHRLSTVRDSDEIVVLRHGTVVERGRHEELVARGGSYAALVRER, from the coding sequence GTGACCGCCGCAGATCAGACCCGTGGCCGACGGCGGGCCGCGCCGCCCCGGCGTCCGGTCCCCAAGAGCCGGGTGAAGACCGTCCGCACGCCCACGGTGCTGCAGATGGAGGCCGTGGAGTGCGGGGCCGCCTCCCTCGCCATGGTGCTCGCCCACTACGGCCGGCACGTCCCGCTGGAGGAGCTGCGCATCGCGTGCGGGGTCTCCCGGGACGGTTCGCGCGCGAGCAACCTGCTGAAAGCGGCCCGCAGTTACGGGCTGACGGCCAAGGGCATGCAGATGGACCTGGCCGCGCTCGCCGGTGTCGGCACGCCGGCGATCCTCTTCTGGGAGTTCAACCACTACGTCGTCCACGAGGGCCTGGGCCGGCGCTTCGGCCGGCGCGGCGTGTTCGTCAACGACCCCGGCAAGGGCCGGCGGTTCGTGCCCATGGAGGACTTCGACGGCAGCTTCACGGGTGTCGTGCTGGTGCTGGAGCCGGGTGCGGACTTCGAGCGGGGCGGGCGCAGACCCGGTGTGCTGGGCGCGATGCCGGCCCGGCTGCGCGGCACCGCGGGCACCCTGCCGGCCGCCGTGCTGGCGAGCCTGCTGCTGGTTCTGGTCGGGGCGGCGGTGCCGGCGCTGAGCCGGACCTGGATCGACACGTTCCTGATCGGCGGTCAGACCTCGCTGCTGGGAGTGCTGTTCGCGTCGATGGGCACGTGCGTGGCGCTCACGGTCGCGCTGACCTGGCTCCAGCAGGCCAACCTCCACCACGGCCGGATCATCTCCTCGACGTTGTCCAGCGCCCGCTTCCTGCGGCATCTGCTGCGGCTGCCGGTGACCTTCTTCTCCCAGCGCAGCCCGGCCGACCTGGTCCAGCGCCTGCAGTCGAACGACGCCGTCGCCGAGACCCTGGCCCGCGATCTGGCGTCGGCGGGCGTGGACGCGGTGGTCGTCGTCCTGTACGCCTTTCTCCTCTACTCGTACGACCCGCAGTTGACGTACGTCGGCGTCGGGGTGGCGCTGCTGAACATCGTCGCCATGCGGATCGTCGTCCGGATGCGGGCGACCCGGACGGCGAAGCTGCGCGCGGACAACGCGAGGCTCACCAACACGGCGTACACCGGGCTGCAGTTGATCGAGACGATGAAGGCGACCGGCGGCGAGGACGGCTACTTCCGCAAGTGGGCCGGTCAGCACGCGACCACCCTGGAGGAGCAGCAGCGGCTCGGGGTGCCGAGCGCCTGGCTGGGCGTGGTGGCGCCGACGCTCGCGACGCTCAACAGCGCGCTGATCCTGTGGATCGGCGGGATGCGCGCGATCGAGGGCCATGTCTCGGTGGGTCTGCTGGTCGCCTTCCAGGCACTGGTCACCCGCTTCACCGCGCCGCTGACCCGGCTCAACGGCGTGGCGGGCCGGATCCAGGACTTCGCCGCGGACGTGGCCCGGCTGAAGGATGTGGAGAACTTCCGCGCCGACCCGCTCTACGACCGCCGCGAGGGCGCCGGCTCCACGCGCCGGCTGCGCGGTCACGTCGAGCTGGAGAACATCTCGTTCGGCTACAGCCCGCTGGACAAGCCGCTGCTGACCGGCTTCGACCTGACCGTCGGGCCCGGGCAGCAGGTGGCGCTGGTGGGCGGCTCGGGCAGCGGCAAGTCGACGGTCTCGCGGCTCATCTCGGGCCTGTACGCGCCCTGGGAGGGCGTGATCCGGATCGACGGGCAGCGGCTGGAGGACATCCCGCGGGGGGCGCTGGCCTCGTCCGTCTCCTTCGTCGACCAGGAGGTGTTCCTGTTCGAGGGGTCGGTCCGCGACAACGTGGCGCTGTGGGACCCGTCGATCCCCGACGACGCGATCGAGGACGCCCTGCGCGACGCGGCGCTCCTCGACGTCGTCCTGCGCAGGCCCGGCGGCATCCGCAGCAGGGTGGAGCAGGACGGCCGCAACTTCTCCGGCGGGCAGCGCCAACGGCTCGAGATCGCGCGGGCGCTGGTGCGCCGGCCCAGCATCCTGGTGCTGGACGAGGTGACCAGCGCACTGGACGCGGAGACCGAGCAGACGGTCATGGACAACCTGCGCCGACGCGGCTGTGCGTGCGTGGTGATCGCCCACCGGCTGAGCACGGTGCGCGACAGCGACGAGATCGTCGTGCTCCGGCACGGCACGGTCGTGGAGCGCGGTCGGCACGAGGAACTGGTGGCGCGCGGCGGCTCGTACGCGGCCCTGGTCAGGGAGCGATGA
- a CDS encoding NHLP bacteriocin export ABC transporter permease/ATPase subunit, with protein MTAVSEGGLDVVLAALGRMGSRIDCAGSGRLDLEGPQVLWLVASGALDLFAVDAGEQGHWHHLGRLEAGALLLGPVAGPRHTLVARPSRDCVVHRVGLRELYQPAHTRTWSYDEYGNPRYVPPTSSPLEYALALGVGRGLSVLFQAPMAAEGPAEVQDDDVFWMEVPPGSVQYGSLYGEEAAADLLMDPAVWQSMVDQQYRLLTTLDRWIEQLERTHETRTAAGIKAGEAVRAQADRTLLASIGRKSGQRATGADADATFAACRLVARAAGIALVEPARAGDDGDRLDPVERVAVASRVRARAVRLDGRWWRDDVGPLVGRRALSGAPVALLWRRGGYVAVHPATGRETPVEKANAEEFEPRAVMFYRPLPERRLGPLGLLRFCMRGTAGDLTNLLLSGLVTVAIGALVPIATGKVLGEYVPKAQQGLIVQVCLAVMVAGVVAAAFTLLQNLTILRLEGRVEATLQPAVWDRLLRLPTTFFAERSTGELASAAMGVSAIRRLLAGLGPSVAQSVTIGAMNLGLLLWYSVPMALAAIGMLVVIASVFLALGLWQVRWQRRLVVLSNKLNNQAFQTLRGLPKLRVAAAENYAYAAWAAQFARSRELQQRLGRIKNLSTVLGSVYLPLCSLLMFMLLAGPARGALSAADFLTFNTSMTMLLTSVTSLTGAFVSAVAALPLLEEIRPVLEATPEVRAASTRPGPLTGALEARRLSFRYSDDGPLVLDDVSFEVRPGEFVAVVGPSGCGKSTLLRLLIGFDGPLSGSVLYDGQDLAALDQAAVRRQCGVVLQHAQPFTGSLLDVICGTGTYTPEEAMAAAELAGLAEDIRRMPMGLHTIVSGSGSVSGGQRQRLMIAQALIRRPRILFFDEATSALDNETQRTVIESTRKLNATRVVIAHRLSTVMDADRVIVMENGRIAQQGPPAQLLADTGGRLHELVRRQLA; from the coding sequence ATGACTGCCGTGTCCGAGGGCGGGCTCGACGTCGTGCTCGCCGCGCTGGGCCGGATGGGCTCGCGCATCGACTGCGCCGGCTCGGGCCGCCTCGACCTGGAGGGCCCGCAGGTGCTGTGGCTGGTCGCGTCGGGCGCGCTCGACCTGTTCGCGGTGGACGCCGGGGAGCAGGGTCACTGGCACCATCTGGGCCGGCTGGAGGCGGGCGCGCTGCTGCTCGGGCCGGTCGCCGGGCCCCGGCACACTCTGGTCGCGCGCCCGTCGCGGGACTGCGTGGTGCACCGCGTCGGGCTGCGTGAGCTGTACCAGCCCGCGCACACCCGGACCTGGTCGTACGACGAGTACGGCAACCCCCGCTATGTGCCGCCGACGTCGAGTCCGCTGGAGTACGCGCTGGCCCTCGGCGTCGGCCGCGGTCTGTCGGTCCTGTTCCAGGCGCCGATGGCCGCGGAGGGGCCCGCGGAGGTCCAGGACGACGACGTGTTCTGGATGGAGGTCCCGCCGGGCAGTGTGCAGTACGGCTCGCTGTACGGCGAGGAGGCGGCCGCCGACCTGCTGATGGACCCGGCGGTGTGGCAGTCCATGGTCGACCAGCAGTACCGGCTGCTGACCACGCTGGACCGCTGGATCGAGCAGCTGGAACGCACCCACGAGACCCGCACGGCCGCCGGGATCAAGGCCGGCGAGGCGGTGCGCGCCCAGGCCGACCGGACGCTGCTCGCGTCGATCGGCAGGAAGTCGGGGCAACGCGCGACGGGCGCCGACGCCGACGCGACCTTCGCGGCCTGCCGGCTGGTCGCGCGGGCCGCCGGGATCGCTCTCGTCGAGCCCGCCCGGGCGGGCGACGACGGAGACCGGCTGGACCCGGTCGAGCGGGTCGCCGTGGCCTCGCGGGTGCGGGCCAGAGCCGTCCGCCTCGACGGCCGCTGGTGGCGCGACGACGTGGGGCCGCTGGTCGGGCGCCGGGCGCTGTCCGGGGCGCCCGTCGCGCTGCTGTGGCGGCGTGGCGGCTATGTCGCCGTGCATCCGGCGACCGGTCGGGAGACCCCGGTCGAGAAGGCCAACGCGGAGGAGTTCGAGCCGCGGGCCGTCATGTTCTACCGGCCGCTGCCGGAGCGGCGGCTCGGCCCGCTCGGGCTGCTGCGGTTCTGTATGCGCGGCACCGCGGGGGATCTGACGAACCTGCTGCTGAGCGGGTTGGTGACGGTGGCGATCGGGGCGCTGGTGCCGATCGCCACCGGCAAGGTGCTCGGCGAGTACGTGCCGAAGGCCCAGCAGGGTCTGATCGTGCAGGTGTGTCTGGCCGTGATGGTCGCCGGCGTGGTCGCGGCGGCGTTCACGCTGCTGCAGAACCTGACCATCCTGCGGCTGGAGGGCCGGGTCGAGGCGACGCTCCAGCCGGCGGTGTGGGACCGGCTGCTCAGGCTGCCGACGACGTTCTTCGCCGAACGGTCCACGGGTGAGCTGGCCAGTGCCGCGATGGGCGTCAGCGCGATCCGCCGGCTGCTGGCGGGGCTCGGACCCTCGGTCGCGCAGTCCGTCACGATCGGCGCGATGAACCTGGGGCTGCTGCTCTGGTACAGCGTGCCGATGGCGCTGGCCGCGATCGGCATGCTGGTCGTGATCGCGTCCGTGTTCCTGGCGCTCGGGCTGTGGCAGGTGCGCTGGCAGCGGCGGCTGGTCGTGCTCTCCAACAAGCTGAACAACCAGGCGTTCCAGACGTTGCGCGGGCTGCCGAAGCTGCGGGTGGCGGCGGCCGAGAACTACGCGTACGCGGCCTGGGCGGCGCAGTTCGCGCGCAGTCGTGAGCTGCAGCAGCGGCTCGGCCGGATCAAGAACCTCAGCACGGTGCTGGGCTCGGTGTACCTGCCGCTGTGCTCGCTGCTGATGTTCATGCTGCTGGCGGGCCCTGCCCGGGGGGCGCTGTCGGCGGCGGACTTCCTCACCTTCAACACTTCGATGACGATGCTGCTCACCTCGGTCACCTCGTTGACCGGCGCGTTCGTGTCGGCGGTGGCCGCGTTGCCGCTGCTCGAGGAGATCCGGCCGGTACTGGAGGCCACCCCGGAGGTGCGCGCCGCGAGCACCCGTCCCGGCCCGCTGACCGGCGCGCTCGAGGCCCGCCGGCTCTCGTTCCGCTACTCCGACGACGGTCCCCTCGTCCTCGACGACGTCTCCTTCGAGGTGCGGCCGGGCGAGTTCGTGGCGGTCGTCGGCCCGAGCGGCTGCGGCAAGTCGACGTTGCTGCGGCTGCTCATCGGCTTCGACGGGCCCCTCTCGGGCAGTGTGCTGTACGACGGCCAGGACCTGGCCGCGCTGGACCAGGCGGCGGTGCGCCGGCAGTGCGGGGTGGTGCTCCAGCACGCCCAGCCGTTCACCGGCTCGCTGCTGGACGTCATCTGCGGGACCGGGACCTATACGCCGGAGGAGGCGATGGCGGCCGCGGAGCTGGCGGGGCTCGCGGAGGACATCCGGCGTATGCCGATGGGGCTGCACACGATCGTCTCCGGCAGCGGGTCCGTCTCGGGCGGTCAGCGGCAGCGGCTCATGATCGCGCAGGCGCTGATCCGGCGGCCGCGCATCCTGTTCTTCGACGAGGCGACCAGCGCCCTCGACAACGAGACGCAGCGCACGGTCATCGAGAGCACGCGCAAGCTCAACGCGACGCGCGTGGTCATCGCGCACCGGCTGTCGACGGTGATGGACGCCGACCGGGTGATCGTGATGGAGAACGGCAGGATCGCCCAACAGGGCCCGCCGGCGCAGCTCCTCGCGGACACCGGAGGCCGGCTGCACGAGCTGGTGCGACGGCAGCTGGCGTAG
- a CDS encoding MFS transporter: MSSKTLTEDALAGAEQDPSAASAKKWWILAVVALAQLMVVLDATIVNIALPSAQADLGFSDGSRQWIVTAYALAFASLLLLGGRIADLFGRKTAFLIGVVGFAAVSALGGAATNFEMLVTARALQGAFGALLAPAALSLLNTTFTDAKERAKAFSVYGAIAGAGGAVGLLLGGILTDALDWRWTLYVNVAIAVLAFAGGWLLLSNHRDAANSKLDVPGTVLVASGLFALVYGFSNAETHDWDSPRTWGFLIAGALLLAAFTWWQTRAAHPLLPLRILLDRNRAASFFAVLISGAGMFGVFLFLTYYLQLNLGFSPTKTGVAFLPMVGALMIAAQLGTTVLVPRLGPKAVIPLGFAIAAAGMAWLTGIGVGSHYLSAVLPQLVVTGIGLGLVMPPAMQLATGGVAAEDAGVASATVNAMQQVGGSIGTALLNTLAASAATEYLAGKNPADKLVRAQATIESYTTAFWWSAGFFVAGAVIAFALFRRGVPEQDADAAPVIHM, from the coding sequence GTGTCCTCCAAAACCCTGACGGAAGACGCCCTCGCCGGCGCCGAACAGGATCCGTCCGCGGCCTCCGCCAAGAAATGGTGGATCCTCGCGGTGGTCGCCCTCGCCCAGCTGATGGTGGTCCTGGACGCCACCATCGTGAACATCGCGCTGCCCTCCGCCCAGGCAGACCTCGGCTTCTCCGACGGCAGCCGGCAGTGGATCGTCACCGCGTACGCCCTGGCCTTCGCCTCCCTGCTGCTGCTCGGCGGCCGCATAGCCGACCTCTTCGGCCGCAAGACGGCCTTCCTGATCGGCGTCGTCGGTTTCGCCGCCGTCTCGGCGCTCGGCGGCGCCGCCACCAACTTCGAGATGCTGGTCACCGCCCGCGCACTGCAGGGCGCGTTCGGCGCGCTCCTCGCCCCGGCCGCGCTCTCCCTGCTCAACACCACGTTCACCGACGCCAAGGAGCGGGCCAAGGCGTTCAGCGTCTACGGCGCCATCGCCGGCGCGGGCGGCGCGGTGGGCCTGCTGCTCGGCGGCATCCTGACCGACGCGCTCGACTGGCGCTGGACGCTCTACGTCAACGTGGCCATCGCCGTCCTCGCCTTCGCGGGCGGCTGGCTCCTGCTCTCCAACCACCGCGACGCCGCGAACTCCAAGCTGGACGTGCCCGGCACCGTCCTGGTCGCCTCCGGACTCTTCGCCCTCGTCTACGGCTTCTCCAACGCGGAGACGCACGACTGGGACTCCCCCCGGACCTGGGGCTTCCTGATCGCGGGCGCCCTGCTGCTCGCCGCCTTCACCTGGTGGCAGACCCGCGCCGCACACCCGCTGCTGCCGCTGCGCATCCTGCTCGACCGCAACCGAGCGGCCTCCTTCTTCGCCGTGCTCATCTCCGGCGCCGGCATGTTCGGCGTGTTCCTCTTCCTCACCTACTACCTGCAGCTGAACCTCGGCTTCAGCCCCACGAAGACGGGTGTGGCGTTCCTGCCGATGGTCGGCGCGCTCATGATCGCCGCGCAGCTCGGCACGACGGTCCTGGTCCCACGGCTGGGCCCGAAGGCGGTCATCCCGCTGGGCTTCGCCATCGCCGCGGCCGGCATGGCCTGGCTGACCGGGATCGGCGTCGGCTCGCACTACCTGAGCGCCGTCCTGCCGCAGCTGGTCGTCACCGGCATCGGCCTCGGTCTGGTCATGCCGCCCGCCATGCAGCTGGCCACCGGCGGGGTCGCCGCCGAGGACGCGGGCGTGGCCTCGGCCACCGTCAACGCGATGCAGCAGGTGGGCGGATCGATCGGCACGGCCCTGCTGAACACCCTCGCCGCGAGTGCCGCGACGGAGTACCTGGCCGGCAAGAACCCGGCGGACAAGCTGGTCCGGGCACAGGCCACCATCGAGAGCTACACCACGGCCTTCTGGTGGTCGGCCGGCTTCTTCGTCGCGGGCGCGGTCATCGCCTTCGCGCTCTTCCGCCGTGGAGTGCCGGAGCAGGACGCCGACGCCGCGCCGGTGATCCACATGTGA
- a CDS encoding Ppx/GppA phosphatase family protein: MRISVLDVGSNTVRLVVADAADGVPLPVHTAKWRLRLSEQVKPGDPLPDEAVERLVRAVSAAARTADRWGATGPLAFATAVVRAAPNRQAVLRTVRARSGVALSTLPGEVEAELTFLGARRWMGWRSGPLALMDIGGGSFEMAFGRGRLPDFVVSLPLGAARLTHDFFADQDPPSPELLRAVRRRIRHQLRDVAARIRWEGPRTAVATSRTFQQLGRLCGAAPGRHGPFMDRTLRRGDLREAIDRLAALPSAERARLPGVSAPRAAQSLAGAVLGHTAMKLTGLSTLTVCPWAIREGVMLRHLEDGPAWWAEVTRLADDADAPPEPIPLHLAKH; this comes from the coding sequence ATGAGAATCAGCGTGCTGGACGTGGGGTCGAACACCGTGCGGCTCGTGGTCGCCGACGCGGCGGACGGAGTTCCGCTGCCGGTGCACACGGCCAAGTGGCGACTGCGGCTGTCCGAGCAGGTCAAGCCCGGCGACCCCCTCCCGGACGAGGCCGTGGAACGACTCGTGCGGGCGGTCTCCGCCGCGGCCCGGACCGCGGACCGGTGGGGCGCCACGGGGCCGCTCGCCTTCGCCACCGCCGTGGTGCGCGCCGCCCCCAACCGGCAGGCCGTGCTGCGCACCGTCCGCGCGCGCAGCGGCGTCGCGCTGTCCACCCTGCCGGGCGAGGTGGAGGCGGAGCTGACGTTCCTCGGGGCCCGGCGCTGGATGGGCTGGCGGTCGGGACCCCTCGCGCTGATGGACATCGGCGGCGGTTCCTTCGAGATGGCCTTCGGCCGGGGCCGCCTGCCGGACTTCGTCGTCTCCCTGCCGCTGGGCGCGGCCCGCCTCACCCACGACTTCTTCGCGGACCAGGACCCGCCGTCCCCCGAGCTCCTGCGCGCGGTCCGCCGCCGGATCCGTCACCAGCTCAGGGACGTGGCAGCCCGGATCCGCTGGGAGGGCCCGCGCACGGCGGTGGCCACCTCCCGGACCTTCCAGCAGCTCGGCCGGCTGTGCGGCGCGGCGCCCGGGCGGCACGGCCCGTTCATGGACCGCACCCTGCGCCGCGGCGACCTGCGGGAGGCCATCGACAGGCTGGCCGCCCTGCCCTCGGCCGAACGCGCCCGGCTGCCCGGCGTCTCCGCGCCGCGCGCCGCGCAGAGCCTGGCCGGCGCGGTGCTCGGGCACACGGCGATGAAGCTCACCGGGCTCTCCACGCTCACCGTCTGCCCCTGGGCCATCCGCGAGGGCGTCATGCTGCGCCACCTGGAGGACGGCCCGGCCTGGTGGGCGGAGGTCACCCGGCTCGCCGACGACGCAGACGCGCCCCCGGAGCCGATCCCGCTGCACCTCGCGAAACACTGA
- a CDS encoding iron-containing redox enzyme family protein, which translates to MAHDLAGPPLPVPRGPISTGVRAYLEDAGPLPAAEAAASASPYGDDLQLALYLCYELHYRGFAGVSPDREWDPALLRVRGALEHRFLTSLRADTPVHASLDEALAEILVEPVEGTGVSHFLAAEGEVWQLREYAAQRSLYHLKEADPHAWVLPRLWGRAKAAMAAVEFDEYGGGRAERVHARLFADLMEDLGLDTGYGRYLDAACAQALAVVNMMSLFGLHRSLRGALIGHFAAVEITSSPGSRRLAQAMRRADAGPAAVHFYDEHVEADAVHEQVVRHEVIAGLLEEEPHLAADIAFGVDATGMLEDRLGSRLLAAWRSGGSSLRIPLPEREPVRAP; encoded by the coding sequence ATGGCACACGACCTTGCCGGGCCGCCCCTGCCGGTCCCCCGGGGGCCGATCTCCACGGGCGTCCGCGCATACCTCGAGGACGCGGGCCCGCTCCCGGCGGCCGAGGCGGCGGCGTCCGCCTCCCCGTACGGCGACGACCTGCAGCTGGCCCTGTACCTCTGCTACGAGCTGCACTACCGCGGTTTCGCCGGGGTGTCCCCGGACCGCGAGTGGGACCCGGCGCTGCTGCGGGTCCGGGGCGCGCTGGAACACCGCTTCCTCACCTCCCTGCGCGCGGACACACCGGTCCACGCCTCACTCGACGAGGCGCTGGCGGAGATCCTCGTGGAGCCCGTCGAGGGCACGGGGGTCAGTCACTTCCTGGCCGCCGAGGGCGAGGTCTGGCAGCTGCGCGAGTACGCGGCCCAGCGCTCCCTGTACCACCTCAAGGAGGCGGACCCGCACGCGTGGGTGCTGCCGCGGCTGTGGGGCCGGGCCAAGGCGGCCATGGCGGCGGTGGAGTTCGACGAGTACGGCGGCGGCCGGGCCGAGCGCGTGCACGCCCGGCTCTTCGCGGACCTGATGGAGGACCTGGGGCTGGACACCGGCTACGGCCGCTACCTCGACGCGGCGTGCGCGCAGGCGTTGGCCGTGGTCAACATGATGTCGCTGTTCGGCCTGCACCGGTCCCTGCGAGGCGCGCTGATCGGCCACTTCGCGGCGGTGGAGATCACCTCCTCGCCCGGCTCGCGGCGGCTCGCGCAGGCGATGCGCCGCGCGGACGCCGGCCCCGCCGCCGTGCACTTCTACGACGAGCACGTCGAGGCGGACGCCGTCCACGAGCAGGTCGTGCGCCACGAGGTCATCGCCGGCCTGCTCGAGGAAGAACCCCACCTCGCGGCCGACATCGCGTTCGGCGTCGACGCGACCGGGATGCTGGAGGACCGCCTCGGGAGCCGTCTGCTGGCCGCCTGGCGCTCGGGCGGGTCCTCCCTGCGGATCCCGCTGCCGGAACGGGAGCCCGTCCGCGCCCCCTGA
- a CDS encoding CDGSH iron-sulfur domain-containing protein — protein sequence MPNSPADKPCRISVRRRGPLLVEGPVEVELEDGTTVSSDRFRVALCTCRRSRRYPWCDTSHRDRERS from the coding sequence GTGCCGAACTCCCCCGCCGACAAGCCCTGCCGGATCAGCGTCCGACGCCGGGGACCCCTGCTCGTCGAGGGCCCGGTGGAGGTGGAACTGGAGGACGGCACCACCGTCTCCTCCGACCGCTTCCGGGTCGCTCTGTGCACCTGCCGGCGCAGCCGCCGCTATCCCTGGTGCGACACCAGCCACCGGGACCGGGAGCGTTCCTAG
- a CDS encoding subtilase-type protease inhibitor, which produces MRNTARWAATLGLTAATVCGSLTGSALAAPAAAPTSLYAPSALVLTVGHGETAATVNAARAVTLSCAPTPSGTHPAASLACAELRAVGGDPELLAGPGHAVCTRQYDPVVVTVDGVWQGRRVAFAHTFANECVKNAAESSLFAF; this is translated from the coding sequence ATGCGGAACACCGCGCGCTGGGCAGCGACCCTCGGCCTCACGGCCGCAACCGTCTGCGGATCCCTCACCGGATCCGCGCTCGCCGCCCCGGCCGCAGCGCCGACCTCCCTGTACGCCCCGTCGGCACTCGTGCTGACCGTGGGCCACGGAGAGACCGCCGCCACCGTCAACGCGGCCCGGGCCGTCACTCTGAGCTGCGCGCCGACGCCGTCCGGCACACACCCGGCCGCCTCCCTGGCCTGCGCCGAACTGCGCGCCGTCGGCGGCGACCCGGAGCTCCTCGCGGGCCCCGGCCACGCCGTGTGCACCAGGCAGTACGACCCGGTGGTCGTCACCGTGGACGGCGTGTGGCAGGGCAGGCGCGTCGCCTTCGCGCACACCTTCGCCAACGAGTGCGTGAAGAACGCTGCCGAGAGCAGCCTCTTCGCGTTCTGA